The region CGACGGCGCGCGCCGCGCCGGGAGTGCCGATGCGCCGGGCGAGTTCCCCGTAGGAGACGGTCTGCCCCCAGGGCAGGTCGCGGGCGGCGGTCCAGACGCCGCGCTGGAAGGGCGTGCCGCCGGCCCAGTCGAGGGGCACCTCGCGGAAGTCCACGATGACCCCGGCGAAGTAGTCGGCGAAGAGGGTTTCGAGGCGCTTTCCCCAGACGCGGTTGTGCCGGGAATGGAGCATGTAGGGGGCGAGGGGCCGGCGGGGATCGGGCAGGCACAGGGTCTGGAGGCCCAGGGCGGAGAAATAGCCGTAGATGGGGCCCCATGGGCTGTCAAAACGGAAATCGGCGGCGTCCATGCGGGTCCCTTCCGGTCGGTGGATCCATGATAGCACAGTCCCCGGCGGCGGGCATTCCGACAAGAGATCGCCGCGTCGGCCGCGGGACGGCCTCCTGCTAAGA is a window of Candidatus Hydrogenedentota bacterium DNA encoding:
- a CDS encoding methylated-DNA--[protein]-cysteine S-methyltransferase, whose protein sequence is MDAADFRFDSPWGPIYGYFSALGLQTLCLPDPRRPLAPYMLHSRHNRVWGKRLETLFADYFAGVIVDFREVPLDWAGGTPFQRGVWTAARDLPWGQTVSYGELARRIGTPGAARAVGAALGANPTAIVVPCHRVLAANAALGGFSCGLDWKRRLLALEGVPFKE